Within the Bacillus sp. FSL K6-3431 genome, the region TGGAATGGAAAAAAGTTACGAGGAGATTTTGAGGGTTTTACAACGCATCAATAATACATCTAATAATTTTGTATTCAAAGGCTCAAGGAAGTTTTTACGCAACATGAATGAGCCTATTCCTAGTGAAGCAGCACTGGATTTAGTGGAAAGAGCGATGGCTGCGCCTGATGATGAACCTTTGTATGTTGTCGCGATAGGTGCGATAACGAATATCGCTTCAGCTATTTTAATGGAACCGAGGATTATTGAAAAAATTGTTGTTGTCTGGTTGGGTGGACATGCCTTTCATTGGCCTGATACAAAAGAGTTTAATTTGCAGCAGGATGTATTATCATCACAACTTATATTAAACTGTGGTGTTCCTTTAGTTTTAATACCATGTATGGGGGTAACCTCCCATCTCCATACTACACTTGCAGAAATGCAACATTTTGTAAAAGGGAAAGGAGCAATTGGAAATTTCCTAGCAAAGCGATTCGAAGAATACAACGATGATCATTTTGCTTATTCAAAAGTGATTTGGGATATTTCCGCGATTGCCTATCTTGTAAATAGTCAATCCGTCCCAAGCCAGCTTGTGCATAGTCCCATTTTAACTGACCAACTAACATATAGTTTCGATGCTTCGCGACACTTTATTAGATATGCACACCATGTAGACCGCGATTTAATCTTTCGAGATTTCTTTAAAAAGCTAGAAAGGAATCGGTAGGTCTTTAAAGACATAATTATTATTAGAAATGAGTTGTTTCATATGAACATGAAAGTAGTCATTGCTGGCGGTACTGGTTTTATTGGTAAGTATTTAGAGGGGCAATTTAGAGAATTAGGTTATGAAGTGAAGGTCATATCCAGACAAACTCCACATATCACATGGAATAATAAACAAGAGATTGTTAATGCATTGGAAAACTCTGATATGTTAATTAATCTTGCAGGAAAATCAGTAAATTGTCGCTACAATTCTCGTAATAAAGAGGAAATTATAAATTCTAGGACTGAGACCACCAATATACTCGGAAATGCAATTGGTGAATGTAAGAATCCGCCGCGCTTATGGATAAATTCAAGTACAGCCACCATATACAGACATGCAGAAGATAGACCAATGACAGAAGAAACAGGGGAAATTGGCTTTGGCTTTTCTGTTGAAGTTGCAAAAAAATGGGAGCAAGCCTTTTTTGCATTTCCATTGCCCAAAACGCGTCAAGTTGCCTTAAGAATTGCGATAGTGTTAGGGGAAAATGGTGGTGTAATGACCCCATATAAAAACTTAGTGAAATATGGTCTAGGCGGTGTTCAAGGATCTGGGCGGCAAAAATTTAGCTGGATTCATGTCGAGGATTTATATAACATTATACTTTTTATAAAAGAAAAAGAGGAAATAAGCGGAGTAGTCAATTGTTCCGCACCAAATCCGATTACAAATCGTGAATTAATGGAAACCCTCCGAAAAACGTTAAATAGAAATTTTGGACTACCAGCATCGAAATGGATGTTAGAGGTAGGGTCCTTTTTTATCAAGACAGAAACTGAGTTAATCTTAAAAAGTCGTTGGGTTATTCCAGAACGATTAATTAATGAAGGATATACTTTTAAATTTGATAGAATCGATAAAGCACTGCAACAGATTTTATAGCAGCCAGATTATTCGGGTAACCTCTATCAAACTATTCATCTATAAAATCTGACTCAAATTTAAAAAACGAATGCATCACTAAATAAGGGAGCGATTTTAATGTCAGAGCTTGTATTGGAAAATATCATTTCAGTTGAAGCAATTGATTGTAAATACCTTACCTATCTACTGAGAGTATCAGGCTATGAGGATGCTGAAGTTGTTGCATTCAAAAGGGAATCTGTTGATGGAAGCTCCCATGGAGGAGGCTCTATTCATCGATTTAGACTAATATTTTCAACGCACGGGTCCAATATTGCTCCGGATTCCATTATTTTAAAAGAATCTCGAGAGATTCATACTCAATCATTAGACCCTGTATTTGCACGTCGGGAAGCAGAGTGTTACAAGAATAACCTATTTAAGAATATTAACAAAAAACTATATATCCCCAAAGCATACCAACTTATTGTAAAGCCAGATTTGAAGCAATACTGGGTATGGATGGAGGACCTTGGTGAGAAAGCTTTTAACATAGAAATAACACCAGCAATCCTGGTAGAGATGGTTCGAGATATATCAGAATTGCATAGCATGTGGTGGGGAAGAGAAGATGAGCTGAGAAACATGCCATTCCTTAGACATCGCGCTCAAGCAATGTACGATGGGTTGTGGGTAGACAGGATTGCCCAGAATTGCCAATCCATTGCATTGCATTCTCAGGCTGAGCAAATTTCTAAGGTATTTACAGAAAAAAGATGCAAAGCGTTAATGCAGCTAAGCAAGGCTAAGGAATTAATCTATCCTAAGCTGGAAGCTTTGCCACAAACACTTCTTCATCATGATATTTGGCCCCCTAATTTAGGACGCTATTCCGGAAAAACTGTATTAATAGATTGGTCTTATGTTGGTCAAGGTACGCCTGGTGCAGATTTAAGCCAAACCGTAGCCTTGTTATTTCAAATGTGGGATCCAAATTTAGATGATGAAGCACTTTTGCACGCTCTTTGGACTGGATTAAAGGAAGATTCGGGATTGACCGTAGAATATGAAGAAATAGTGGCTGGATATGAACTTGCATTTTGTCTTAGACCAGCGCATGTTTTAGCGGGGCCTGTTCTTGGTTCAATTCTATCGGGAAAAAGTTCCATGGTTGGAGATTCTAGTTTGGACGGTAAATTGGCTTCAGCTGAAGCTGTTTTGCAAAGAATTGAGCGCGGTATACGGCGTTTGGAAGGTTGATTGGAAATATCTACATTGATCACCCCATATAGGAACAAAAGAGACGGTTCTCACTGTATAAAGCAATAAAATAGTTCAGGGAGATTATTAATTCGGTTAACACAGCTGTGTTTAACTTTCAATAGTTTTGATGAACATCGTAGTTGGAACAAAGAAAATATCCAGGGAATTTACGATTTTTGCTCGAAAATAACTGATTCAACTAAATCAATTGTGCCTGAACCTACAAAACTTGATCAAGAACTGTCGGAAGGTTACTGCATACTCCTGCTATTCTAATGATTCACCTATCACAATTAGCCCGTTTTATATAATGGAAGTAGACGGAAAATACATGTGAAAAAACCGACTGTTTTAATAATAGGTATATTTCATATGAGCCCAAGTCCGGATAAGTTTCAAGTGAATTTCAAATAATGATAAAAAAGCATCTTTTATTATATCAGACTGAAAGCAAACCGAAATAGGGAATTTAACAAATATAAAGCAGGGGATAAGGTGGCCTACCCTGCTGATTTTTTAGGCACCTTTATTGCCATAATAACACATTACATATACCAAATATGTCAGTATCTGTTTGGTCTGAAATTTTAAAGTGAGCACTACTTACTTAAGGTGACTCCATAAAAGATGTCATAAATCAAATCTAAGATCGAAAGTTTCCACTAATACCCTATTGCACTTGTCCATTACGTTATATATTTCAAAACATATAATGTCATATGTTTTATAAGTAAATGGAGGTGTAAGCATGTCAGCTGGACATTATCATGGATTATGTCAAAGGCATATGGGTAGAGCTGTTGAAATCAGAACTCAGGATGGAAGAATGCATAGGGGAATCATTCACCGTGTTAATAACAACAGAGTTTATCTTCAACCATTAGGGCGTTCTAGAAATCTAGGCGGTTTTGGTTATGGAGGTTGGGGCTGGGGCGCTGGAATCGCGCTTGGATTCATTACTTCATTAGCTGTACTATCTTTATTCTTTTGGTAGTTAATGGGGATTATGTCGCAAGAATTATAAAGAGTTACCGCAAATACCTTGAAATGTGATCAGCTCTAACGTTAATGAAATAAGCTGTGGGAGAAGATGTATATCTAATTTTTGATTCAATAAACAACAGACGAGCGTCTTTCGTCTGTTTATTTCTGTTTTAAAGTAGCTTCACATTATTTTAGCAATTGTTTCTGTTTTGATGTTTAATAGATCCTTACTCGTTTTGTTATTAGCTTCCATATAATTCTTAACCAAGTAATATCCAACACTATAGCCTAACATTTTCGGATAAAAACGTAATCCATACAATATGTTTTGATGTTTGGAATTACTTTTTTTAACACTTCTATTTGGGAAAACTAAGTTATTCCACATTTGCCCTAGCTTTTCATTGGAATAATACGATGTCCAAGTAGCTAAAAGTTCCTCGCCCAATCTTTCACGTACCGCATTTTCAGCTAATCCTTCTAAAATGATTGTGTCCAGCAATACATAGTCCTTTTCCTTTTTTTGAAACTTGGATAACCGACAAACATGGTTATACTCATGTGTAAACAACGCCCTTATTTCCTTTTCTGTGTTATTCTCTGCAATAAATAAAAATAGTTTATCCTTGAAAGCCAACCCTGATTTTCCGTTAAAGTCCTGTTTTAATTTTCTGTTGTTCTTATCGGATGGAAAAATAAAGATAGGAATATTTGGTCCATCCCACACTTTTTGAAGTCGAAGTTGTTCCTCTTGTACAATTTTCCATACTGTATTTTTTTGAAACGCTTCTACTACTTTGCTTCCATTTCTGATAGGTTGATACATTCCATGCAAAATTAAGTAATCATAGATTTCGGCGGCAAGAGCACCATCGAAGTGCCCTTTTAACTTTTCACATATTTCAATTGGTTTATGATATGAATCGAGTAACCATTTATCTGTTCTAATTACACCCATATCAGTACTCCTAACTATACATTATCTTTTAAATACAATATGTACCTATCATATAAACGTTCCGACATTTAGGTCATATAACATCAATTCAGCGCCTGCAATGACTAATATCGGAGTCCATAAAGCTAAGTCAGCTTCAGTTGTTAGAAATCACATTTTACTATCTTACTAAGGCGCAAGCAAAAGGCGTCTATAAAAGTATGAAAAATACTGAAAAAAAGGAGGTTGGCCAAGCGCTGTTGTTGGACTAATTCCTGAAGGACAAGCAGTTGAAGTTAATATAGCTTTGTCAGCATCTATTCCGTGATTCCAGCCACACTTTGTTTTAGTTCACTGAACCCTTGAGTACCATTCTTTGATTAGTGCAATAATATTATTGGTTACCACTTTTCACCTTTACTTAAAGTATCTTCAGCACGACATATTCTTGTTCCATTTTGATCATTATTTTCTCTACAGTATCTTTTTGTATACTATGCCACTTAAAAGTACGTACTTATTATGATGAAATTAATATGTAATAATAGTGTAAGTTGAAAAAGAAAGCAACGTTATATATAGAAAGGTGAATAATATGAAAAAATATAGAATCGACCAAAATATGGGGCTAGAATTTGGCCTTTATACATTAGGGGACCATATCCCAAATCCCTACACTGGAGAACGTATCTCAGAAAAACAACGGATTCATGAAATTATTGAATTGGCTAAGTTGGCTGAACAAGCTGATATTGACGTTTTTAGTGTAGGGGAAAGTCATCAAGCATATTTTGCAACTCAGGCACATTCTGTTGTTTTAGCAGCCATCGCTCAAGCGACAGAAAAAATAAAAATCTCAAGTTCTTCTACGATTATCAGTACGTCAGACCCCGTTCGAGTGTTCGAAGATTTTGCGACTATCGACTTGATTTCTGAAGGTCGGGCTGAAATCGTTGCTGGTCGCGCATCTCGAATAGGACTTTTTGATTTATTAGGCTATAAAGTCCAGGACTATGAAGCGTTGTTTGAAGAAAAATTTGATTTATTGCTTAAGCTCAATGAAAAAGAAGTAGTTAATTGGAGAGGGAATTTCCGTGAGCCTTTAAGGAACGCTAAACTTTTACCCAGACCTATGAATGGATCACTCCCAATTTGGCGTGCAGTTGGTGGAACCCCTGCTAGTGCCATGAAAGCTGGTTATGCTGGTGTTCCAATGATGCTAGCAACATTAGGAGGTCCCGCTAGTATCTTTAAGAATACGATTGATGCTTACAGAGAGGCTGCCAAGGATAATTCTTTTGACCCAGCCACACTACCGGTTGGAACAACAGGATTCTTCTATGCAGCTGAAACAACACAAGAGGCAATGAGGGAAATGTATCCTTATATTAATGAAGGAATGAAGTTAACAAATGGACAAGGCTTTCCAAAACAAGCATTCGCACAGGCGGCAGATAAACGTAGTGTGATAAATGTCGGCAGCCCACAGGAAATCATTGAAAAAATACTATATCAGCACGAGCTATTTGGTCATCAACGTTATCTCGCACAAATGGATTTCGGTGGAGTGCCATTTGAAAAATTAGCGAAAAACATCGAGATAATCGGTACAGACATTTTACCTGCTATTAAAAAGTATACAGTAAAAAAATAGGAGCAAATAATATGAAAATCGTAGGAATATCCGGCTCAGTTGTCGGTTCTAAAACAAAAACAGCGATGAACTACGTATCTAAGGAAATCTCTGAGAAATATCCAGAAGCAGAATATACACTTATCGACTTGGCAGAACATAATGTTCAGTTTAGTGATGGGCGCAATTACTTGGAATATGACGGCGATACTGGTTTTGTGACAAAACAGATGATGGAAGCAGATGCCATTTTGATAGGAACACCTATTTTTCAGGCTTCCATTCCAGGCACATTAAAAAACATTTTCGATTTATTACCAGTTCATGCTTTTCGCGATAAAGTGGTAAGCATACTTGTAACAGCAGGTTCATCTAAACATTTTTTAGTAGCAGAACAACAGTTGAAGCCAATTTTGGCTTATATGAAAGGGCAAATTGTTCAGACCTATGTATTTATCGAAGAGAAAGATTTTAATCGTAAGGAAATTGTAAATGATGATGTTCTCTTTAGAATGGAACGTCTAGTTGAAGATACTGTTTTGTTAACAGATACGTATACAAAACTTCGAGAAGACAAAGAAGCAAAATACGATTTCTGATTCTAATGGAGCAAAGAAATACACATTCTTTTCAACTAATTCTTTAATGAAAAAAGCAATAATAACTGAATAAACCACAATATACAAGACATTACGTAGCGCTTGTATATTGTGGTTTATTTTAAATTTGAACATTATACTCAATTATGCAAATTGTAGTATGTTGACCTTTTACATAAAAGCACTTCGCAATTAATTATTCTATTGTCCCAAAACAAAGATATCCCATTCCATAATCAGGGAAAGGGATAAATGCTGTAAAATTTGTGACCGAACTGAAAAGCTGAAAGAAAGCCTTTAGGTACTGATAAACAGATTTATCATATGTCATAACCCTATCGTGAACCAATTAGTCCCATTATCATAAAATAATCTACATTTTCTAAAAAGGATGGGACTTGATTTGAATTATACTTATCTTGATTGTTTGGCAGCATTTGGAGTTGGCGGTGCACATCCTGGGGGCCTTCAGCTAACAAAGGAACTCTTATCAAGGGAAAAAATAGATGAAACAAAGTCAATTCTTGATGCGGGGTGTGGAACAGGGCAAACCTCTGCATATATAGCAGAACAGTACCGATGTCAAGTTACTGCCCTAGATTGTAACAAAATCATGTTGGATAAAGCTAGAAAAAGATTTTCATCCTTACATTTGCCGATTGAAGTTAAGGAAGGGAGCACTGAAATTCTTCCTTTCGATAAGATGGTATTTGATATGATACTATCAGAATCAGTTATGTCTTTTACAGATGTCAGCTTAACTATTCCTGAATTTAATAGAGTATTAAAGCCGAATGGTGTGTTGCTTGCGATTGAAATGGTTCTTGAAAAATCACTTTCTAAAAAAGAATTAAAACCAATCGTTGATTTTTATGGGGTTACTCAATTGCTAACTGACAAGGAATGGGAAGATCTTTTCAAAAAATCCAGTTTTAAACAAGTTATTGTAGAGGAATTTAACCTACATTTGGAAGAAAATGATGTGCAAAATGCTACTGATTTTTCAGTTTCGGAAAATATGGATGATAAATTATTTGAAATTCTTGAAAAGCACGAGAACTTCACTACAGTATATAAAGGTATAATAGGTTTTCGACTTTTCAGATGTTGTATTTGACTGATGTTAAAATGCGCTCAGTAGTTTGTGCGGTAGCATTTTGTTGAAATTTGTTTTCAGATCAACCATCATTCCCTTCAATAAGTTTGACGGGAATTATCACATGAAAAGATTATTATTTATGTTACTAACAGCTTTACTCTTGTTGGTTGCATGTAATGCGAAAGAACCGAAAGAAAAAGGCGAAGAAACAAATGAGTTGATTGAAGGAACAGAAGTGAATGACATAGAATCAATCGAAGACAATCCAGAAGAAGGACCAATTGAGGAAAAATCACCAATAGACGTAGCAGAAGTTGAAGAAATGCTTACTTTTTCTGGTATGGGTGAGGACGATAAATAAGTTAGTGTATCTATAGAAAACGGCGAAATAAAAGTAGTTTTCGAAATTGGTTTCACAAGAATTACTGTCTAATGAAAATTTAGCAATAACGAGATACAGCCAAGCGTCTGATGAATTACTAGACCGTGAAGGCTGGGAGTTGCTAACGATTGAGTATGTTGAAGTGGGAACAATCAGTATGAACCGTTTGGAAAAGGAAACAAATGAATACGATATGGACTACTTCCCGACAGATACGATCGAAGAAAGAATAAAATAAAACAGGATTATGAAATATACAGAAAGGTGTGCGAAAGTAAAAACCGCTCACTTTTCTTTTGTATTGTGCGAAATCACTCGTTTCTATATAATGTTAGGATTAGCTTAATAGGTAAAGGAGAAGTTCTTGAATGGTTGGAAGAAAAAAGATGGACTGGCGTTATAAAATAGCACATAAAGAAGCGTGGATTGGTATTGGTTTAGTTGTCATTCATTTTCTCTGGTGGTATGGATTCGCATATGGGTTAGGAAAAAAACCAGTTGAAGAGTACTCGTACGTATTCGGATTGCCAGCATGGTTCTTTTATAGCTGTGTTTTAGGATTTGTATTCATGGTAATTCTTGTTTCCGTGGCTGTAAAGTTTTTATTTAAGGATATACCGTTTGATGATGGGGAAGGTGAGACAAAGTGAATATTCAAGTCATTCTTCCATTACTGTTTTTTCTTATCATCATTTTTATTGCAGGTATATATGCAGCAAAATATGTAAAGACGTCAGATTCGTTTTTACAGGAATATTTTCTCGGTAGTAGACAGCTAGGCGGATTTGTATTGGCGATGACTATGATCGCAACATATGGAAGTGCTAGCAGTTTTCTTGGTGGTCCGGGAGCAGCCTATCATTACGGTCTTGCGTGGGTTTTATTAGCGATGACTCAAGTTGTCTCTGGATACTTTCTCTTAATGATCCTCGGAAAGAAATTCGCTATTATAGCTAGAAAATATGAAGCAGTAACTTTAACTGATTTTTTGAAAAGCAGATATAACTCCCATTGGGTGAGTATCATCTCGGCCATTAGTATTATTATTTTTCTTTTTTCAGCAATGACGGCGCAATGGGTAGGGGGAGCAAGGCTGATCGAATCTGTTGTTGGGGTTTCCTATACTACGGCTTTGTTCATTTTTGCTGTTTCCGTTATGGTTTACGTAATTATCGGTGGGTTTCGTGCTGTAGCGATCACAGACAGTATCCAAGGGGTAATTATGCTTGCAGGAACGATCATACTTGTAATTGCAGCGATTATAGCAGGTGGGGGCATTGATAATATTATGACCGAGCTCAGAACAGAGAACCCAAATTTATTAAGTCCGTATGGTTCTGATCGGAGCTTAACGCCATTATACATATCGTCGTTTTGGATTCTTGTCGGTGTAGGAGTGGTGGGACTTCCACAAGTTGCCGTCAGGGCGATGTCTTATAAAAATGCCCGGTCGATGCATAGGGCGATTATCATTGGTACGATCGTTATTGGTATCATTATGCTCGGTATGCACCTTGCTGGAGTGTTTGCGAGAGTGATCATCCCAGGTATTACTGTGCCGGATACAGTGATGCCCACTTTAGCGCTTTCTATCTTGCCACCATGGGCAGCTGGGATCGTTTTGGCCGCGCCCATGGCCGCAATCATGTCCACTGTCGATTCACTACTTTTGCTTGTTGCTTCAGCCATAGTGAAAGATTTATATGTTGGATATATAAATCCAAAAGCGGAAATATCTAAAATAAAATGGATTAGTTTTTGGACAACTGCTTTAATTGGGCTAGCTGTCTTTCTGTTAGCGATTCACCCGCCTGAATTACTCATTTGGTTGAATTTATTTTCCTTTGGTGGGTTGGAAGCTGTTTTTATTTGGCCGATAGTGCTTGGGTTATATTGGCGAAAGAGTAATAAATATGGGGCTATTAGCTCGATGATAGCAGGGATGACATCATATATATTAATTCATTTATGGCATCCAGATGCATTCGGTATGCATACTGTCGTACTACCTGTCTTCATTTCTCTAATCGTTTTTGTCATTGTGTCGTTATCAACAACAGCAAAGCATAAAAAGTTTACATATTGACAAATTGATTAGGCCCGCAGGAGATCGCTTTGTCGTGTCCTGTGGGCCGTTCTAAAGTTAAACATCGAAAAAAATGGCTTATTACAAAGCTGGCTTTATTTTGACGGCCTCTTTTTCTTTTTCAGGTTTAATTGCTATCAGTGCAAGTACAGCTCCGATAATGCTAAGACCAACGAGCAGAAGAATCATATCAATATTTTTCCCTTTCATTAATAGCGCGATAATCGGTGGACCTGCAGCGACACCTGCAAAGCGCATGGAACTAAATATAGAAGAGATTGTACCTCGCATTTCCTTTTCAATACTCTGTGTCAAAATAGAATCTAAGCATGGTAGTGCTGCGCCTATGCCGATCCCGCAGAAAGATAAAACGATTATTAAATAAATAAACTGATCAGATATCAATGTTACTGCAACAGCAGTCCCTGCTAAGATTATCCCAAAAAAGGTAATCCATTTCATTCTGCTTAAACTGTCCTTAATCACTTTCCCGGCAGTAAAAGAAGCGATACATAAAGCTGCCAATGGTATCGCTAATAAAAATCCTTTCTTTATACCATCATATCCATATTTATCTTCTAAGATGGATGATAAATAAAAAAGCAATCCAAACAAAATAAACATTAATATCGCCCCGATTATAAACACAGCAATAAGCCATTTTCGATGTTCTTTAAATATTTCTTTCGTATTTTTAACAAACCTACCAAAAGATAACTCGTGTTTGTCGTTTTTCGGTTTTTTTACAAAGATTAAGATTAAAACCAAAGAAATGAGACTAAAGACAGGAATAGAGAGAAAAGGTAGAAACCAAATAACGCCAGCTAGTAATGAACCTAAAATAGGACTTAATACCTTTCCAAAAGTATTCGAAGTCTCAATCAAACCTAAAGATGCGCTTACGTCCTTATCATTCT harbors:
- a CDS encoding DUF2268 domain-containing protein translates to MGVIRTDKWLLDSYHKPIEICEKLKGHFDGALAAEIYDYLILHGMYQPIRNGSKVVEAFQKNTVWKIVQEEQLRLQKVWDGPNIPIFIFPSDKNNRKLKQDFNGKSGLAFKDKLFLFIAENNTEKEIRALFTHEYNHVCRLSKFQKKEKDYVLLDTIILEGLAENAVRERLGEELLATWTSYYSNEKLGQMWNNLVFPNRSVKKSNSKHQNILYGLRFYPKMLGYSVGYYLVKNYMEANNKTSKDLLNIKTETIAKIM
- a CDS encoding MFS transporter produces the protein MEQNHHEETSGNGISEKKWAILSIASIPLIMTLGNSMLIPILPQLEKKLDITKLQSSYIITVYSIVAILLIPIAGYLSDKFGRKIVIVPSLIITGIGGIVAGWASWQLDSAFMWIILGRILQGIGAAGAFPIVLPLVGDLFKNDKDVSASLGLIETSNTFGKVLSPILGSLLAGVIWFLPFLSIPVFSLISLVLILIFVKKPKNDKHELSFGRFVKNTKEIFKEHRKWLIAVFIIGAILMFILFGLLFYLSSILEDKYGYDGIKKGFLLAIPLAALCIASFTAGKVIKDSLSRMKWITFFGIILAGTAVAVTLISDQFIYLIIVLSFCGIGIGAALPCLDSILTQSIEKEMRGTISSIFSSMRFAGVAAGPPIIALLMKGKNIDMILLLVGLSIIGAVLALIAIKPEKEKEAVKIKPAL
- a CDS encoding nucleoside hydrolase, which codes for MFPKIEQATLLKKLTTPTSKVRMVLDTDTFNEIDDQFAIVYALFSQEKLDVEALYAAPFYNNNSASPEDGMEKSYEEILRVLQRINNTSNNFVFKGSRKFLRNMNEPIPSEAALDLVERAMAAPDDEPLYVVAIGAITNIASAILMEPRIIEKIVVVWLGGHAFHWPDTKEFNLQQDVLSSQLILNCGVPLVLIPCMGVTSHLHTTLAEMQHFVKGKGAIGNFLAKRFEEYNDDHFAYSKVIWDISAIAYLVNSQSVPSQLVHSPILTDQLTYSFDASRHFIRYAHHVDRDLIFRDFFKKLERNR
- the panF gene encoding sodium/pantothenate symporter, which encodes MNIQVILPLLFFLIIIFIAGIYAAKYVKTSDSFLQEYFLGSRQLGGFVLAMTMIATYGSASSFLGGPGAAYHYGLAWVLLAMTQVVSGYFLLMILGKKFAIIARKYEAVTLTDFLKSRYNSHWVSIISAISIIIFLFSAMTAQWVGGARLIESVVGVSYTTALFIFAVSVMVYVIIGGFRAVAITDSIQGVIMLAGTIILVIAAIIAGGGIDNIMTELRTENPNLLSPYGSDRSLTPLYISSFWILVGVGVVGLPQVAVRAMSYKNARSMHRAIIIGTIVIGIIMLGMHLAGVFARVIIPGITVPDTVMPTLALSILPPWAAGIVLAAPMAAIMSTVDSLLLLVASAIVKDLYVGYINPKAEISKIKWISFWTTALIGLAVFLLAIHPPELLIWLNLFSFGGLEAVFIWPIVLGLYWRKSNKYGAISSMIAGMTSYILIHLWHPDAFGMHTVVLPVFISLIVFVIVSLSTTAKHKKFTY
- a CDS encoding NADPH-dependent FMN reductase yields the protein MKIVGISGSVVGSKTKTAMNYVSKEISEKYPEAEYTLIDLAEHNVQFSDGRNYLEYDGDTGFVTKQMMEADAILIGTPIFQASIPGTLKNIFDLLPVHAFRDKVVSILVTAGSSKHFLVAEQQLKPILAYMKGQIVQTYVFIEEKDFNRKEIVNDDVLFRMERLVEDTVLLTDTYTKLREDKEAKYDF
- a CDS encoding class I SAM-dependent methyltransferase encodes the protein MNYTYLDCLAAFGVGGAHPGGLQLTKELLSREKIDETKSILDAGCGTGQTSAYIAEQYRCQVTALDCNKIMLDKARKRFSSLHLPIEVKEGSTEILPFDKMVFDMILSESVMSFTDVSLTIPEFNRVLKPNGVLLAIEMVLEKSLSKKELKPIVDFYGVTQLLTDKEWEDLFKKSSFKQVIVEEFNLHLEENDVQNATDFSVSENMDDKLFEILEKHENFTTVYKGIIGFRLFRCCI
- a CDS encoding LLM class flavin-dependent oxidoreductase, with the protein product MKKYRIDQNMGLEFGLYTLGDHIPNPYTGERISEKQRIHEIIELAKLAEQADIDVFSVGESHQAYFATQAHSVVLAAIAQATEKIKISSSSTIISTSDPVRVFEDFATIDLISEGRAEIVAGRASRIGLFDLLGYKVQDYEALFEEKFDLLLKLNEKEVVNWRGNFREPLRNAKLLPRPMNGSLPIWRAVGGTPASAMKAGYAGVPMMLATLGGPASIFKNTIDAYREAAKDNSFDPATLPVGTTGFFYAAETTQEAMREMYPYINEGMKLTNGQGFPKQAFAQAADKRSVINVGSPQEIIEKILYQHELFGHQRYLAQMDFGGVPFEKLAKNIEIIGTDILPAIKKYTVKK
- a CDS encoding phosphotransferase, with the protein product MSELVLENIISVEAIDCKYLTYLLRVSGYEDAEVVAFKRESVDGSSHGGGSIHRFRLIFSTHGSNIAPDSIILKESREIHTQSLDPVFARREAECYKNNLFKNINKKLYIPKAYQLIVKPDLKQYWVWMEDLGEKAFNIEITPAILVEMVRDISELHSMWWGREDELRNMPFLRHRAQAMYDGLWVDRIAQNCQSIALHSQAEQISKVFTEKRCKALMQLSKAKELIYPKLEALPQTLLHHDIWPPNLGRYSGKTVLIDWSYVGQGTPGADLSQTVALLFQMWDPNLDDEALLHALWTGLKEDSGLTVEYEEIVAGYELAFCLRPAHVLAGPVLGSILSGKSSMVGDSSLDGKLASAEAVLQRIERGIRRLEG
- a CDS encoding TIGR01777 family oxidoreductase translates to MNMKVVIAGGTGFIGKYLEGQFRELGYEVKVISRQTPHITWNNKQEIVNALENSDMLINLAGKSVNCRYNSRNKEEIINSRTETTNILGNAIGECKNPPRLWINSSTATIYRHAEDRPMTEETGEIGFGFSVEVAKKWEQAFFAFPLPKTRQVALRIAIVLGENGGVMTPYKNLVKYGLGGVQGSGRQKFSWIHVEDLYNIILFIKEKEEISGVVNCSAPNPITNRELMETLRKTLNRNFGLPASKWMLEVGSFFIKTETELILKSRWVIPERLINEGYTFKFDRIDKALQQIL
- a CDS encoding YhdT family protein, which gives rise to MVGRKKMDWRYKIAHKEAWIGIGLVVIHFLWWYGFAYGLGKKPVEEYSYVFGLPAWFFYSCVLGFVFMVILVSVAVKFLFKDIPFDDGEGETK